A region from the Lycium barbarum isolate Lr01 chromosome 8, ASM1917538v2, whole genome shotgun sequence genome encodes:
- the LOC132607769 gene encoding zinc finger BED domain-containing protein DAYSLEEPER-like, giving the protein MESQNEENSVSSSSSTLPVPIEGESQRSSQIIEFTESEKRKLKSKSWRHFKPASVNGVRYGICNYCNARIKANRKCGTSSMSEHFRRCPNKPRNLGNDSGSGGDDSSQHYFDQDVSRKELAHAIILHEYPPSIVDHVGFRKFVASLQPLFKMVSRNTIKNDILRIFDNLK; this is encoded by the coding sequence ATGGAATCTCAAAATGAAGAAAATTCGGTTAGTTCATCTTCTAGTACTCTTCCTGTGCCCATTGAGGGTGAGAGCCAAAGGTCTTCTCAAATTATTGAATTTACTGAATCTGAAAAAAGGAAATTGAAGTCTAAATCATGGAGACATTTTAAACCGGCAAGCGTTAATGGTGTTCGCTATGGTATTTGTAATTACTGTAATGCTCGTATCAAAGCAAATAGAAAATGCGGGACATCGTCTATGTCAGAACATTTTCGTAGATGTCCTAATAAGCCAAGAAATTTGGGAAACGATAGCGGTTCGGGGGGTGATGATAGTAGCCAACATTATTTCGATCAAGATGTTTCACGTAAAGAACTTGCTCACGCCATTATATTGCATGAATATCCCCCGTCTATAGTTGATCATGTAGGATTTAGAAAGTTTGTTGCTAGTCTTCAGCCGTTGTTCAAAATGGTGTCAAGGAACACAATCAAAAATGATATTTTGAGGATTTTTGACAATTTGAAATAA